Part of the Mercenaria mercenaria strain notata unplaced genomic scaffold, MADL_Memer_1 contig_2965, whole genome shotgun sequence genome is shown below.
GAGTTTCTCACGGCTTTTCAAACTTTCCAGAGATGTCAACAACATGGCAAAAAGGTTAAGTTCTATTGCAAAGATGAAGACAAACTATGTTGTAGTACTTGTGCTATTATTGCACACAGAGAATGCAAAGGCTTGATAGAAATAAGCGAAATTGCAAAGGATAAGTGTAGCTCAATTCAGCGTTCTATACTTTCGAAGCAAATATCGGAATTAGAGAATACTATGAAATCGTCTGCAGCACACTTTGTCAGTGAAAGTAAGAAATTGACGTCTCAAGCAACTGAGCTGATGGACCGTTTGAAACAGCTTAAAGAAAAAGTTATTGAGCGTTTCGATGCATTAGAAGACAACCTAAAATGCGAAATAAAAGCAGTACAAACAGCAAAATCATCTGAAATTATGATAAATGCAGTCGGATGCGATGAGATTGCATGTGAAATGCGTCGTTTAATGCATATGTTAGAACTTGCAAACCAAAACGGCACCGAAGAACAGCAATTTGTCGTTGTGAAAAAGTTAATGGACGAACTTGCGAGTCGAAAATCTCAAGCCGATTTAAAGTTTGCCAAAGTTGAATCTATAAACTTATCATTTAATATTCCCAAAACTATGGACAATTTCTTAAACATGTCAGCAGAAGATTTGTCTGTATCAGTCGAGTCCAAAACAGAAATTATACCAAGCTGTGCTGCAAAAACGCTCAAACTGTTGGCCGAAGCCAAGCTTGAACAAGATATTGAAGAATATGAACCATGTTATCGAGGAATAGAATTTCTGAATGATGGTAGAATAGTTGCAGTTGATTATAGTAATAAGAAATGTGTTTTGATGAATGAAAAGTTAGAAAGTATAGGAGAACTCAAACTGCAATACTCGCCGCTTAATTTAGCAGTTACTGAGGACAACTGTGTTGTCATTACTACTGGATTGAGAAAGATATTATATATCTATGAAGTAAATGAGAATAATACTTTAACTGAAAAACATGTCATCCCAGTTTCCCTGAAATGTGATTCTGTATCGAACCTTGACCTCAATAAATGCATTGTTGGTGCTTTTGATAGTTCAGAACCTGCTCATGAAGTTAACTTTGCCGGA
Proteins encoded:
- the LOC128552626 gene encoding tripartite motif-containing protein 59-like, with the translated sequence MATNTAENGSNCPICFEIYKEPKALVCLHTFCEACIQEYILKSKEKGILCDGIECPLCRFVTTVDKDEPPEKWARSLRPNFALASLLQSASFSIKSSEKDEKLCQPCLKQNNATSATIFCSVCNERLCAECKKVHDSLEFTRNHESVEIEKRENVEFLTAFQTFQRCQQHGKKVKFYCKDEDKLCCSTCAIIAHRECKGLIEISEIAKDKCSSIQRSILSKQISELENTMKSSAAHFVSESKKLTSQATELMDRLKQLKEKVIERFDALEDNLKCEIKAVQTAKSSEIMINAVGCDEIACEMRRLMHMLELANQNGTEEQQFVVVKKLMDELASRKSQADLKFAKVESINLSFNIPKTMDNFLNMSAEDLSVSVESKTEIIPSCAAKTLKLLAEAKLEQDIEEYEPCYRGIEFLNDGRIVAVDYSNKKCVLMNEKLESIGELKLQYSPLNLAVTEDNCVVITTGLRKILYIYEVNENNTLTEKHVIPVSLKCDSVSNLDLNKCIVGAFDSSEPAHEVNFAGDIAQLNFNFEGMQFTNARNFKCCYTKETRHLLITDNTENAVYICNLANGNRSTVHDKSFMKLRGITHYMNDLYFICSSGTDSIVQLTTAGKVLAVNKINMKGPYSVCTSQDKNKLLVSNNLAEVKMLLLFKIQ